A region of the Mycobacterium sp. NBC_00419 genome:
GGAACGTAGGCGCCGCCGGCCGTGCACGATCCCAGCACCGCGGCGATCTGGGCGATGCCCGCGGCGCTCATGGTGGCCTGGTTGAAGAAGATGCGCCCGAAGTGGTCGCGGTCGGGGAACACCTCGTCCTGCCGCGGCAGGAACGCTCCGCCGGAGTCCACCAGGTAGATGCAGGGAAGCCGGTTCTGCCATGCGATTTCCTGGGCGCGCAGGTGCTTCTTGACCGTCACCGGGTAGTAGGTGCCGCCTTTGACCGTCGCGTCGTTGGCGACGATCATGCATTCGCGCCCGGCGACCCGGCCGATGCCGGTGATGATCCCGGCGCCCGGACATTCGTCGTCGTACATGCCGTCGGCGGCCAGCGGCGCAATCTCCAGCAGCGAGCTACCTGCGTCGAGCAGGCCGTCGACCCGGTCGCGCGGGAGCAGCTTTCCGCGGGACACATGGCGTTCGCGAGCCCGCTCAGATCCACCGAGCGCGGCAGCGGCCAGCTTGGCGCGCAGCTGCCCGACGAGTTGCGTGTGCGCCTCGCGGTTGGCGGCCGGTGAAGTCATCGTCGAAGTCCCGTCGCAATTGAGTTAATGACGACTAACTCGTGTTAGGTTAGTGAAGATTAACCGAAACGTCCAGACGTGTCCCGGAGGGTCCATGCCCGAGGCGCCAACCCGCCGCAGCAGGCAGAAGTCGGATCGACGCTCGGCCCTGCTGGCGGCCGCGGAACGGCTGATGGCCGAGAAGGGCTTCCTGGCCGTGCGGCTCGAGGACATCGGCTCGGCCGCCGGGGTCAGTGGCCCCGCGATCTACCGGCACTTCCCCAACAAGGAGGCGCTTCTGGTCGAGTTGCTGGTGGGCATCAGCACCCGGCTGCTGGCCGGTGCGCAAGCCGTGGTGGCCGCCGCCGATACCGCGGCGGGGGCGTTGGAGGGTCTGATCGAATTCCATCTCGACTTCGCGTTGGGCGAGTCGGATCTGATCCGAATCCAGGACCGCGATATGGCCAACCTGCCTGCGGCGGCGCAGCGACAGGTGCGCCGGGCCCAGCGCAGCTACGTCGAAGTCTGGGTGTCGGTGCTGCACGAACTCGACCCGGCGCTCGACGAATCCGAGGCGCGCCTGATGGCGCATGCGGTGTTCGGCCTGCTCAACTCGACCCCACACAGCATGAAGCCCCTGGCGGCCAAGGCGGCCGACCCGGGGCGTTCACGCGATGTCCTGCGGGCGATGACGGTCGCCGCGTTGTCGACGACCGGCGACCGTCAGCGCCGCGCAGTAGGTCAATACCAGTAGCGGCGACCCGCAACCGGCCGGCCGACGGCACCCAACACCCACAGCACCGCTCCGACGACGAGCAGGATGATGCCGATGGTCCACAGAATCTGGATCTTCAGCACGAAGCCCAGGATGAGCAGAATCGCTCCGAACACAATCATTGTTTCCTCCAAAACGTTGCTTGCTGAACTTCTTTCGCCCTACTACTGGCTGGGTTGCGGCAGGTTGCAGTCCGACACTTTGGGATTGACGCCGCCGTAGTTCAACGGTCCGGCGACGACAGTCAAAGCGATGGACCCTGCCGTAGCGCAGTTGGCTTCGCTGTTCGAAAAGTAGCCGCGCTGCCAGGTAGCGAATACTCCGATCAACAGCCACACGATCACGATCACTCCCAGGATTCCGCGGCCTGGCATGGTGAGCCTCCCTCGATAGTCCGCACCACTTGGCGGACAGGGGTTTACCCGTCCGACAGTTCCCTAAACATTTGAGTGAAAAGCGCTCTTGAGCCAGTCGGCCACCGCACCTGCCAGGACGGTGTGGTTTTCCCGCCGGGTGATCTCGTGTCCGTCGTCGGCGAACAGCAGATACCGCACCTTTCGGCCGAGTCCGCGCAGCGCCTCGACGATCTGCTCGGACTCGGTGACCGGAACGTTGGTGTCATTGGCCCCGTGTACGACCAGCAACGGTGCCGTCAATGACTGCACTCTGCGCAGCGGGGACAGGGCTTCCAGAAGCGCGCGATCGGCGACCGGGTGCCCGTATTCCGCGTAGGACGCCGCCGCGATCCACGGTTCGGTATTGCGATAGAACGTGCTGAGGTCACTCATGCCGCAGATGCTGACTCCCGCAACGAACAGCGCGGGATGAAACGCCAATGCCGCCATCGTCAGATAGCCGCCGTAGGACCAACCGGCACAGGCGACGGCTTCGGCATGTTGTTGCGAGACAAGGTACTGGGCGCAGTCGGCGACATCGTCGATCGCGGCGAAGCGCTTCTCCCGGTCGTCGGCGTGGCAGAACTCCCGGCCGAAGCCACCGGAGCCCCGCACGTTCACAGCGAACACCGTCACGCCCTCGTCGAGCAGATGCGGGAAGATCTCGCTGTAGCCCGGCCGCGCCTGCCCCTCCGGTCCACCGTGCAGGTAGACGAGCGCCCCGATCCGGTTGACTTGCGGCGCCGGACAATACAGCCAGCCGGACAGCCGCCGGCCGTCGCGAGCAGTCAGTGTGTGCAGTGTCGGTGTGGCCGAGACCGGACCGCTGCTGGGTTTGCGGTCGATGCGCTCCCACTGGCGCGACCGGGGGTCGACGACTTCCACGGTGCGCGGCAGATCGGGCCCTTGGACCGTCATCGCGACCAGCGACCCGCCCGCGCTGATCGACAGTTCGCCGGCCACCATATTGGGTAACGGGATCGGTTCGGTCAGCGTGTTGTCGGCGTACTCGAGGACCTGTAACTCGCTGCAGCCGTTGATGTTCCACAACAGCGCCACCGTGGACAGGTCGTCGCTGACGACGAACTCGTCGAGATCGTGCCCGGCCCGTTCGGCCACCACGTGGTAGGCGACGCCGTCTGGGGTGACGGTGACCTCGAGGAGGCGGGCGTGCCGGGCTCCGTTGTCGCTGCGGATCAGCGCACGCACGTACTCGCCCGGCTGGTACAGGGTGGTCAGTTCCCCGTCGGGACCCGAGCGGAGGCGACGCGGCACATGGTCGTCGAGAATGACACCCGACTCGGTGCTGGATCCGGGATCTGAAGGGAGTAAGGCAATTTCGGTCGTCCCGCGCAGCATGATGAACTCACGGTAGCCGCGTGGACCGACTCTGATCAGCGCCGAGCCGGCCCATGCGTCGATCAACCTGCCACCCGAGCGGCGATCCAGGACGGTCACCGCACCGTCCGCCGGGTCGATCAGCGTGGACTGGCCCACGCCGTCCTCCCCGGTGAGGATCGCGCAGACCCGGGTACCGTCCCAGGCGATCAACTCGGCGGTACCGGTATCCATCCGATCGATGCGGCGGGCCATCCGGTCGTCGGGGTCGGTGGTGACCACCCAGATCTGAGTACGGGTGCCCCCGTCGGGGGCCACCTGGCAGGCCAGCCAATGGCCGTCGGCGGAATGGATCACCTTGGTCACCGGCCCGTCGACGGGCAGATCGACGTCCCGCGAGGCACTGGCATGCCTGCCGCGCAGGAACCGCTGGACCGCGCGCGGGTAGCCGCCGTCGTCGACCAGATGCGCGAAGGCGGTGGCATCGGGTGACACGGACGCGCCGTATGTCGCCCGAACGTCTCGCTCCACGCCACCTCACTCGTCGCTGACCACGCAGTTACCCGGTACCACGTTCCACGCAGCCCACCAGTGGTAAACACGGTGCTGGACTTTCGGGGGAAACGAGGGGCTGCCGAGACTCGGTAGCCTGCAATCATGAGGTGGCAATGAACGATCCGCGCCGAACAGAGTGGTCCGACCCGACGCAGCAAGCGGGTAACGGATATCCGCCGAGCGGCGACCCCGCCTACGCGGGTCAGTACTACGGCTACGGGTCGGGATATGTCCCGCCGGCCACGCAACCCACCGAGCAGCTGCCAACCTATTGGCAGCCGGGTACCGGCTACCCGCCGGCGGACCCGCCGCCTCCCCCGCCACCGCCCAATTCGCCACGCTGGTTGTGGATCCTTGCCGGGGTGGCCGTGCTGCTGGTGGTCGGATTGGTCATCGCGCTGGTGATCGTCACCAGTTCGTCGAGGGAGTCCACGGTTGCGGTGCCGGTGCCCCCGGTGACCGGGACGAGCACCGCGCCGAACGCGACCAGCACGC
Encoded here:
- a CDS encoding SACE_7040 family transcriptional regulator: MPEAPTRRSRQKSDRRSALLAAAERLMAEKGFLAVRLEDIGSAAGVSGPAIYRHFPNKEALLVELLVGISTRLLAGAQAVVAAADTAAGALEGLIEFHLDFALGESDLIRIQDRDMANLPAAAQRQVRRAQRSYVEVWVSVLHELDPALDESEARLMAHAVFGLLNSTPHSMKPLAAKAADPGRSRDVLRAMTVAALSTTGDRQRRAVGQYQ
- a CDS encoding alpha/beta hydrolase family protein, encoding MERDVRATYGASVSPDATAFAHLVDDGGYPRAVQRFLRGRHASASRDVDLPVDGPVTKVIHSADGHWLACQVAPDGGTRTQIWVVTTDPDDRMARRIDRMDTGTAELIAWDGTRVCAILTGEDGVGQSTLIDPADGAVTVLDRRSGGRLIDAWAGSALIRVGPRGYREFIMLRGTTEIALLPSDPGSSTESGVILDDHVPRRLRSGPDGELTTLYQPGEYVRALIRSDNGARHARLLEVTVTPDGVAYHVVAERAGHDLDEFVVSDDLSTVALLWNINGCSELQVLEYADNTLTEPIPLPNMVAGELSISAGGSLVAMTVQGPDLPRTVEVVDPRSRQWERIDRKPSSGPVSATPTLHTLTARDGRRLSGWLYCPAPQVNRIGALVYLHGGPEGQARPGYSEIFPHLLDEGVTVFAVNVRGSGGFGREFCHADDREKRFAAIDDVADCAQYLVSQQHAEAVACAGWSYGGYLTMAALAFHPALFVAGVSICGMSDLSTFYRNTEPWIAAASYAEYGHPVADRALLEALSPLRRVQSLTAPLLVVHGANDTNVPVTESEQIVEALRGLGRKVRYLLFADDGHEITRRENHTVLAGAVADWLKSAFHSNV
- a CDS encoding MmpS family transport accessory protein; the encoded protein is MNDPRRTEWSDPTQQAGNGYPPSGDPAYAGQYYGYGSGYVPPATQPTEQLPTYWQPGTGYPPADPPPPPPPPNSPRWLWILAGVAVLLVVGLVIALVIVTSSSRESTVAVPVPPVTGTSTAPNATSTPRIPLPTTSQSTLPTPSVAPTAPLPGETTSPTGTDTVVYNVDGDGRAINITYVDTGGVMQTEFNVMLPWSKEVSLSSPARGSASVAVVNVGRDVTCSVSVNGVQVRQRSGRGLTICTGAA